One window from the genome of Candidatus Auribacterota bacterium encodes:
- a CDS encoding CopG family transcriptional regulator, protein MKANEFDEKFEKGGNVISYLDLSKARRPDQEQRRVNVDFPNWMIHSLDKEAKKLGVTRQSIIKVWISERLKEKTA, encoded by the coding sequence ATGAAAGCTAATGAATTCGATGAGAAATTTGAAAAGGGCGGGAACGTCATCAGCTATCTTGACTTGTCCAAGGCCCGAAGACCCGACCAAGAACAACGCCGAGTCAATGTGGATTTTCCCAACTGGATGATCCATTCTTTGGACAAAGAGGCCAAAAAATTAGGGGTCACCCGCCAATCCATCATCAAGGTCTGGATTTCCGAACGGCTGAAAGAAAAGACCGCTTGA
- a CDS encoding BrnT family toxin: MEFEFGKQKSRSNKEKHGIDFVEAQTLWHDISRVEIPARTKDEPRMLVIGAINKKHWTAVVTYRGIKTRIISVRQSRPEEVQMYES; the protein is encoded by the coding sequence ATGGAATTTGAATTCGGCAAACAGAAGAGCCGATCAAACAAAGAAAAACACGGGATAGACTTTGTGGAAGCACAAACACTGTGGCACGACATCAGTCGAGTCGAAATCCCTGCCAGAACAAAAGATGAGCCGAGGATGTTAGTTATAGGAGCAATAAACAAGAAACATTGGACAGCCGTCGTTACTTATCGGGGCATTAAAACCAGAATCATCTCGGTCAGACAATCCAGGCCGGAGGAGGTGCAGATGTATGAAAGCTAA